In the genome of Marinomonas algicola, the window CTAAAATGGACAAGAATGAAACCCTCTGGCTTGGGTCTCTTGGCGCCGATACCCGGATAGACGTTGCATCTAAGGTTTGCGCAATATTTGGTCCCAATAAATTATTAATACGATCGGCTACGTGTTTCGCCGTCGTAAAGTCGGGGCGATTCAAGTTGAAGGTTAATGTGTCACCTCGATTAAAACTATTCGGCACAACCCGCTCTACAGAAGCACCATTTGGAATACGGCCAACCGTAGGAATATTAATCGATAATCTAGAGCCATCGGCGCCTTGAGCACCTAAACCACCAACCACCAAGTTACCTTGGGCAATAGCATACACCTCACCATCCGCACCTTTTAATGTCGAAAGCAACAGAGTTCCCCCTCGCAAACTACTGGAATTACCAATAGACGATACAGTCACATCAATACTTTGACCGGGTTTTGCAAAAGCAGGCAAGGTAGCGGTTAAAGAAACAGCCGCCACATTATCTGAATTCGTTTGCACCCCTTCCGGCAAGGTTATGCCAAATTGGGACAACATACTGGCAAAACTTTGCTCTGTAAAAGCCGTATTATCACCCGTACCATTTAAACCAATGACCAAACCATAACCAAACAATTGGTTGTCACGAACACCTTCAACCGTAGTAATGTCTTTCAGCCTTTCAGCATAAGACACACTCGCCATCATCAGTAAAATCAGTATAGTTAACAGTTTCATAAGCTCAACCTGACAAAATAAAAAGCGTTCATAGCAAACCGTTCGACAAAAGCATCAAAACGGCATCCAACTTGAGTTAACAAATCGACTCAACCAACCCTGCTTACTGCCTTCTGAAAGTTCACCTGTACCGGAATACGCAATACGAGCATCCGCTAATCGAGTGGAACTTACTGTGTTTTCCGCACTGATATCAGACTCTCTAACCAGACCAGACACTCGAATGTACTCTTGACCACGGTTTAGGGTAATCCATTTTTCACCACGTATTGCCAGCAGACCATTTGGATAAATATCATACACGGTAACCGTAATACTACCGGATAAACTATTACTTTGATTGGCATCAGCACTGCCTGAAAAGTCACTGTTCGTACTGGGTAAATTTGTATCCAAACCAATCGGAATGCCTAATAAAGTAGGATTTGAAATAGTTGATGAGGACGACTTAGACACACTAGCATCATTTGACTTAGTAGACCGAGTACTTTCACTCAAGTTTATCGTCAGAATATCACCAATCCGTCTCGCCTTTTTGTCTCCAAAGAAAATATCCCCCATTCCCGCCTGATAAATACCGCCATCCGCGTTTCGGTTTGCTTGTATATTTTCTTGAATGACAGGCGCATAAAAAGGATCATCAGAGGTCGGGGTTGGCTCCACTACCGCACAGCCCGTTAACCAAACACCTAAAGCCGCCAATATAAACAATCTCATACTTTCACCTATTCACTTATTAGAGCTGCTGAGTAACAAAACCTAACATTGAATCCGCTGTAGAAATGACTTTAGAATTCATCTCATAGGCTCTTTGAGTCGTAATCATATTCACCAGCTCTTCGACCGAATTGACATTCGATGCCTCCAACATCCCCTGACGAAGTTCGCCAAGTGAATCTTCACCAGGAACACCAACAATAGGCGCGCCACTGGCATTTGTTTCCGCAAATAAGTTTTGCCCTAGCGCAGCCAGTCCAGAAGAGTTAATAAAACCGGCGATGTTAATAGCGCCCACTTCTTGGGTATCCGTTTCCCCAGCCCTAAGCACAGAAACGACACCATCGTCACCAATCGTGATTTCCACCACATCGGGATCGATTGTCACGGCAG includes:
- a CDS encoding flagellar basal body P-ring protein FlgI, with amino-acid sequence MKLLTILILLMMASVSYAERLKDITTVEGVRDNQLFGYGLVIGLNGTGDNTAFTEQSFASMLSQFGITLPEGVQTNSDNVAAVSLTATLPAFAKPGQSIDVTVSSIGNSSSLRGGTLLLSTLKGADGEVYAIAQGNLVVGGLGAQGADGSRLSINIPTVGRIPNGASVERVVPNSFNRGDTLTFNLNRPDFTTAKHVADRINNLLGPNIAQTLDATSIRVSAPRDPSQRVSFLSILENLEVELGKERAKIVINSRTGTIIIGQNVTVTPAAVTHGSLTVTIKENPEIGQPNALAGGETILAPRTEITVDENSGHMFLFDPGASLNDIIRAVNQVGAAPGDVMAILEGLKQAGALNADLVVI
- the flgH gene encoding flagellar basal body L-ring protein FlgH encodes the protein MRLFILAALGVWLTGCAVVEPTPTSDDPFYAPVIQENIQANRNADGGIYQAGMGDIFFGDKKARRIGDILTINLSESTRSTKSNDASVSKSSSSTISNPTLLGIPIGLDTNLPSTNSDFSGSADANQSNSLSGSITVTVYDIYPNGLLAIRGEKWITLNRGQEYIRVSGLVRESDISAENTVSSTRLADARIAYSGTGELSEGSKQGWLSRFVNSSWMPF